A stretch of Bos taurus isolate L1 Dominette 01449 registration number 42190680 breed Hereford chromosome 5, ARS-UCD2.0, whole genome shotgun sequence DNA encodes these proteins:
- the LOC787600 gene encoding keratin, type II cuticular Hb1: MTCGSACFSSRSGVRSSSSCVTTQRYAPGRTFSCVSACGPRPSRCCITAAPYRGVSCYRGLTGGFSSRSVCGGSRAGSSSRSFGYRSGGPSPPCITSVSVNQSLLKPLNLEIDPNAQRIKHQEKEQIKSLNSKFAAFIDKVCFLEQQNKLLETKWKFYQNQRCCESNLEPLFNGYIETLRREAERVEADTGRLASELNSLQEVLQGYKKKYEEEVALKTTAENEFVKIKQEVNRAYVLKGDLEANAHSLVEEVGFLKTLYEEELRVMQAHISDTSVVVKMDNSRYLNMDSIVAEIKAHYDEIASRSRAEAESWYRSKYEEIKATVIRHGETLRRTKEEINELNRLIQRLTAEIENAKSQNSKLEAAVTQAEQQGEAALNDARGKLAGLEKTLQKAKQDMACLLKEYQEVMSAKLGLDIEIATYRRLLEGEEQRLCEGISAVNVRVSSSRGGVVCGDLSATRTCGIGSYGVGACGSSCKKC, from the exons ATGACCTGTGGATCGGCTTGCTTTAGCTCCCGTAGCGGAGTCCGCAGTTCCAGCTCCTGTGTGACCACTCAAAGGTACGCTCCTGGTCGCACCTTCAGCTGTGTCTCGGCCTGTGGGCCCAGGCCCAGCCGCTGCTGCATCACGGCTGCTCCTTACCGCGGTGTCTCCTGCTACCGTGGGCTCACTGGGGGCTTCAGCAGTCGCAGTGTCTGCGGGGGCTCCCGTGCTGGTTCCAGCAGCCGCAGCTTTGGGTACCGCTCTGGTGGCCCCAGCCCTCCCTGCATCACCTCCGTGTCAGTCAACCAGAGCCTCCTCAAGCCCCTCAACCTGGAGATCGACCCCAATGCACAGCGCATAAAGCACCAGGAGAAGGAGCAGATCAAGAGCCTCAACAGCAAGTTTGCTGCCTTCATTGACAAG GTGTGCTTCCTGGAGCAGCAGAACAAGCTGCTGGAGACCAAGTGGAAGTTCTACCAGAACCAGCGCTGCTGCGAGAGCAACCTGGAGCCCCTGTTCAATGGCTACATCGAGACGCTGAGGCGGGAGGCTGAGCGTGTGGAGGCCGACACCGGGAGGCTGGCCTCAGAGCTCAACAGCCTGCAGGAGGTGCTGCAGGGCTACAAGAAGAA GTATGAAGAGGAGGTCGCCCTGAAGACCACGGCAGAGAATGAGTTTGTCAAAATCAAGCAG GAGGTTAATCGTGCCTATGTGCTCAAAGGAGATCTGGAGGCCAACGCACACAGCCTGGTAGAGGAGGTGGGTTTCCTGAAGACCTTGTATGAAGAG GAGTTGAGAGTCATGCAAGCCCACATCTCAGACACCTCAGTTGTCGTCAAGATGGACAATAGCCGGTACCTGAACATGGACAGCATTGTCGCCGAGATCAAGGCTCACTATGATGAAATTGCCAGCCGCAGCCGGGCCGAGGCTGAGAGCTGGTACCGCAGCAAG TATGAGGAGATCAAGGCCACGGTGATCCGGCATGGGGAGACCCTGCGCCGCACCAAGGAGGAGATCAACGAGCTCAACCGCCTGATCCAGAGGCTGACAGCTGAGATTGAAAATGCTAAGAGCCAG AACTCCAAGCTGGAGGCCGCAGTGACCCAGGCGGAGCAGCAGGGCGAGGCGGCCCTTAATGATGCCCGGGGCAAGCTGGCGGGGCTGGAGAAAACCCTGCAGAAGGCCAAGCAGGACATGGCCTGCCTGCTCAAGGAGTACCAGGAGGTGATGAGCGCCAAGCTAGGCCTGGACATCGAGATCGCCACCTACAGGCGCCTGCTGGAGGGCGAGGAGCAGAG GCTGTGTGAAGGCATCAGTGCTGTGAATGTCA GAGTGAGCAGCTCCCGGGGTGGAGTTGTATGTGGTGACCTCTCAGCCACCCGTACCTGTGGCATCGGTTCCTATGGGGTGGGAGCCTGTGGCAGCAGCTGTAAGAAGTGTTGA